A genome region from Deinococcus sp. KNUC1210 includes the following:
- the ruvX gene encoding Holliday junction resolvase RuvX, with product MTEAAAASSLPVLLALDVSKTRIGFAASRGALAFGRGSFDRKRLIWDVRQVLAKVKAEGAVRVVIGLPLSIDGKPSPTADRVRSFGRELKTAGLDIVYQDERFTTKRARALGAADLDEAAAVQILELYLQSQRASAPLTADTEG from the coding sequence ATGACTGAAGCGGCCGCTGCGTCTTCCCTGCCGGTGCTGCTGGCGCTGGATGTCAGCAAGACCCGCATCGGCTTCGCGGCCAGCCGGGGTGCCCTGGCCTTCGGGCGCGGCAGTTTCGACCGCAAACGCCTGATCTGGGACGTGCGGCAGGTCCTGGCCAAGGTGAAGGCCGAGGGCGCGGTGCGGGTGGTCATCGGCCTGCCGCTCAGCATCGACGGCAAGCCCAGCCCCACGGCCGACCGGGTGCGTTCCTTCGGGCGCGAGCTGAAGACCGCCGGGCTGGACATCGTGTACCAGGACGAGCGCTTTACCACCAAGCGGGCGCGGGCGCTGGGTGCCGCAGACCTCGACGAGGCCGCAGCAGTGCAGATTCTGGAGCTGTATTTGCAGTCACAGCGGGCATCGGCCCCGCTCACAGCAGACACCGAGGGCTGA
- a CDS encoding cysteine desulfurase family protein, which translates to MVQDVAALAEVAHAGGALFHTDAVQSPGVLPVTLHDWNVDAASFSAHKWGGPLGVGFLYLRRGLDVPPLLMGGGQERGLRAGTQNAPGIAAAGAALEEAERERPATFAHLRLLQHTLTDLLNVPGLQANHTPAGSPKVASFTVAGADGEALLMNLDLMGVAASAGSACSAGTMQPSHVLTALGLSAADARASIRFSFGAATTAEQVREAAAIFLRAAEASR; encoded by the coding sequence GTGGTGCAGGACGTGGCGGCACTGGCCGAGGTCGCGCATGCGGGCGGCGCACTGTTTCATACCGACGCGGTGCAGTCGCCGGGCGTGCTGCCCGTGACCCTGCACGACTGGAACGTGGATGCGGCCAGTTTCAGCGCCCACAAATGGGGCGGCCCGCTGGGCGTGGGCTTTCTGTATCTGCGCCGGGGGCTGGATGTGCCGCCGCTGCTGATGGGCGGCGGGCAGGAACGGGGACTGCGGGCGGGCACGCAGAACGCTCCCGGCATCGCGGCAGCGGGAGCCGCACTGGAGGAAGCCGAACGCGAACGGCCCGCCACCTTCGCCCACCTGCGCCTGCTGCAACACACCCTGACCGACCTGCTGAACGTGCCCGGACTTCAGGCCAACCACACCCCGGCGGGCAGCCCCAAGGTGGCGTCGTTCACGGTGGCGGGGGCCGACGGGGAAGCGCTGCTGATGAACCTCGATCTGATGGGCGTGGCGGCCAGTGCCGGAAGCGCGTGCAGCGCCGGAACCATGCAGCCGAGCCACGTGCTGACGGCGCTGGGCCTGAGTGCGGCAGATGCCCGCGCCAGCATCCGGTTCAGCTTCGGGGCGGCGACCACCGCCGAGCAGGTGCGGGAAGCGGCGGCCATCTTTCTGAGAGCGGCGGAGGCGAGCCGCTGA
- a CDS encoding PASTA domain-containing protein, producing MNDSEAGPAGGRGQPAQADITSSRYTLGRMNGAADRIDNKYEVLSELSSEGHVRRYSVHEAGQPGSQRLRLEWFEVGTSAQRSSFHRYRSGLKALAPAGLIDVVARPGAYYTVWKPLEGRTLAEFLALPVRGEVEVQALRDLGTGLAEQGFALSDAEIVFPDYGEPQLAFVAPAARTPEEAAALNTGLLTPLGRGKLRRRRPALSVWAVLPGLLFLGGAGYLGAQAARIYLNPPIRDVMSVMGQPAENAARKLTDEGFRVAYTDGEGVGMAVGNVLAQDPPAGTNLPVGRQITLTVNNPPPLTVPKLDDLNLNQVATLLAENRLTRGQIITVDGTFTNTPKGRVIAQLPEAGATAQRGDKVTLMVSGGVKSKLTWLPPLTGLSFEDARDLARRAGLVVHTITRQNSDARQNTVLAQQPAPYVKVDVGSPVTLTIATIPFTGPSQSTGALPLPPPVYVAPVQPTPTPVTPTPVTPTPTTPDTTTPATTTPDTTTTPDTTVPPTPTTPDTTPVTPTPTTPDTTPVTPTPVTPTPADTTPTRTVALNYTFPSNLPDGTVDIIVRDADGERTVLSGTPSSTVAGATAQQESIQVRGDATFVVRVNGQELTSFPAP from the coding sequence ATGAACGACTCTGAAGCAGGCCCGGCAGGAGGCCGGGGGCAGCCCGCTCAAGCCGATATCACCTCGTCCCGCTATACTCTGGGACGGATGAACGGCGCGGCAGACAGAATCGACAACAAGTATGAAGTCCTGTCTGAGCTGAGCAGCGAAGGCCACGTGCGGCGCTACAGCGTGCACGAGGCGGGACAGCCGGGCAGCCAGCGCCTGCGCCTCGAATGGTTCGAGGTCGGTACGTCGGCGCAGCGCAGCTCGTTTCACCGCTACCGCAGCGGCCTGAAAGCGCTGGCACCCGCCGGGTTGATCGATGTGGTGGCGCGGCCCGGTGCCTACTACACCGTCTGGAAACCACTGGAAGGCCGTACACTGGCCGAATTTCTGGCGCTGCCGGTGCGCGGCGAGGTGGAAGTGCAGGCGCTGCGCGATCTGGGCACCGGGCTGGCCGAACAGGGCTTTGCGCTCAGCGACGCCGAGATCGTCTTTCCGGATTACGGAGAACCGCAGCTCGCCTTTGTCGCGCCTGCCGCCCGCACTCCGGAAGAGGCCGCCGCGCTGAATACCGGCCTGCTGACGCCACTGGGCCGGGGCAAGCTGCGGCGCAGGCGTCCGGCACTGAGTGTGTGGGCAGTGCTGCCGGGGCTGCTGTTTCTGGGGGGCGCGGGCTATCTGGGCGCACAGGCAGCCCGCATCTATCTCAATCCCCCGATCCGCGATGTGATGAGCGTGATGGGACAGCCCGCCGAGAACGCCGCTCGCAAGCTGACCGACGAGGGCTTCCGGGTCGCGTACACCGACGGCGAGGGCGTGGGAATGGCCGTGGGCAACGTGCTGGCACAGGACCCGCCCGCCGGAACCAATCTGCCGGTCGGACGTCAGATCACCCTGACCGTCAACAACCCCCCGCCGCTGACGGTGCCCAAACTCGACGACCTGAATCTCAATCAGGTGGCGACGCTGCTGGCCGAAAACCGCCTGACGCGTGGGCAGATCATCACGGTGGACGGTACCTTTACCAACACCCCCAAAGGCCGGGTCATCGCACAGCTGCCGGAAGCCGGGGCGACCGCCCAGCGCGGCGACAAGGTGACGCTGATGGTGTCGGGCGGCGTGAAGAGCAAGCTGACCTGGCTGCCCCCGTTGACCGGCCTGAGCTTCGAGGATGCCCGCGATCTGGCCCGCCGCGCCGGGCTGGTGGTTCATACCATCACGCGTCAGAACAGCGACGCCCGGCAGAACACCGTGCTGGCCCAGCAGCCTGCCCCCTACGTCAAGGTGGATGTGGGGTCGCCGGTCACGCTGACCATCGCCACCATTCCCTTTACCGGCCCCAGCCAGAGCACCGGCGCACTGCCGTTGCCGCCCCCGGTGTATGTCGCGCCCGTCCAGCCGACACCCACACCCGTCACACCCACGCCGGTCACGCCGACGCCCACCACGCCTGACACGACCACCCCAGCTACCACCACGCCCGATACCACCACCACCCCGGACACCACTGTTCCGCCCACGCCGACCACGCCCGATACCACCCCCGTCACCCCGACGCCCACCACGCCCGACACCACCCCCGTGACGCCCACACCGGTCACGCCCACCCCTGCCGATACCACCCCGACCCGCACCGTCGCCCTGAATTACACCTTCCCCAGCAACCTGCCAGACGGCACGGTCGATATCATCGTGCGCGACGCCGACGGAGAACGCACGGTCCTCTCGGGCACACCCAGCAGCACGGTCGCCGGGGCCACCGCCCAGCAGGAGAGCATTCAGGTGCGCGGTGACGCCACGTTCGTGGTGCGTGTGAACGGGCAGGAACTCACCAGCTTCCCGGCTCCCTGA
- the folK gene encoding 2-amino-4-hydroxy-6-hydroxymethyldihydropteridine diphosphokinase produces the protein MTSGEAALIALGANLGDPLAALRAARTALEQFGNVTATSWLYRTRAVGGPPGQPDYLNAALSLRTDLAAEALMDALLGTEQSSGRVRLERWGPRVLDLDLIGYADRVLNTPHLTLPHPRAFERGFVLAPLNDIAPHWQHPVSGERVSAALARVGLDGLERLNERL, from the coding sequence ATGACTAGCGGCGAAGCCGCGCTGATCGCGCTGGGGGCCAACCTGGGCGACCCGCTGGCGGCGCTGCGGGCGGCCCGCACAGCGCTGGAACAGTTCGGAAACGTGACGGCGACGTCCTGGCTCTACCGCACGCGGGCGGTGGGCGGCCCGCCGGGGCAGCCAGACTATCTGAATGCCGCCCTGAGTCTGCGAACAGATTTAGCAGCAGAGGCGCTGATGGACGCGCTGCTCGGCACCGAGCAAAGCAGTGGGCGGGTGCGGCTGGAACGCTGGGGGCCACGCGTTCTCGACCTCGACCTGATCGGATACGCCGACCGGGTGCTGAACACCCCACATCTGACGCTGCCACATCCACGCGCCTTTGAGCGCGGCTTCGTGCTGGCTCCGCTGAACGACATCGCCCCGCACTGGCAACATCCGGTCAGCGGTGAACGCGTGTCGGCAGCCCTGGCGCGGGTCGGACTGGACGGGCTGGAACGGCTGAATGAACGACTCTGA
- a CDS encoding ImmA/IrrE family metallo-endopeptidase, giving the protein MTTPPSGDANQSSPPETPAAERRLSAAQRERMQQIAREYAQALPGRDTDSLATGLKAKLVYTDLGERDGAYDPEHGVILISRRASPQRQRFTLAHEVSHALLLGDDDLLSELHDRFEGQFLEDAIETLCNVGAAAILLPDELLNEVLRRYGPSGRAMHALSRLADVSVSSAMYALASAAAGPILFAICSRLGVKSSALGLSESPSLRQKEVRSGAQRPVVVRSSAETRDVKYSLSRDTRIPEDHPVVVALDTGFEHGGRSYVPFRSGRKVPAFVDAYPDDQRRVLVSFRLDEKKSE; this is encoded by the coding sequence GTGACCACGCCCCCTTCCGGCGACGCGAACCAGTCCAGCCCGCCAGAAACTCCCGCCGCCGAGCGCCGCCTGAGTGCTGCTCAGCGGGAGCGTATGCAGCAGATCGCCCGCGAGTACGCCCAGGCGCTGCCGGGCCGCGACACCGACAGTCTGGCAACTGGGCTGAAGGCCAAGCTGGTGTACACCGATCTGGGAGAACGCGACGGGGCCTACGACCCGGAACACGGCGTCATCCTGATCAGCCGCCGGGCCAGTCCACAGCGGCAACGTTTCACCCTGGCGCACGAGGTCAGCCACGCGCTGCTGCTGGGCGACGACGATCTGCTGAGCGAACTGCACGACCGCTTCGAGGGCCAGTTTCTGGAAGACGCGATTGAAACGCTGTGCAATGTGGGCGCGGCGGCCATCCTGCTGCCCGACGAACTGCTGAACGAAGTCCTGCGGCGCTATGGCCCCAGCGGGCGGGCGATGCATGCCCTGAGCCGCCTCGCCGACGTGAGTGTCAGCAGCGCCATGTATGCCCTGGCGTCGGCAGCCGCCGGACCGATACTGTTCGCCATCTGCTCTCGGCTGGGCGTCAAGTCGTCGGCCCTGGGCCTGAGCGAGTCGCCGTCTCTGCGGCAGAAAGAGGTTCGCAGTGGGGCACAGCGTCCGGTGGTGGTGCGCTCCAGCGCCGAGACCAGAGACGTGAAGTACTCGCTGAGCCGAGACACGCGCATTCCCGAAGATCACCCGGTCGTGGTGGCGCTCGATACCGGCTTCGAGCATGGCGGGCGCAGCTACGTGCCGTTTCGCAGCGGGCGCAAGGTTCCGGCCTTCGTGGACGCCTATCCGGACGATCAGCGGCGCGTGCTGGTCAGCTTCCGGCTGGACGAAAAGAAAAGCGAGTGA
- a CDS encoding imelysin family protein, whose protein sequence is MQGTKTVVARRVGPDAQQVSGGRLPAGCPAATALTVWALLSACSGVQAAEVPATLKTVQTYLTQRLTVQAAGTAQLVRGADAYYALARAAGFDYRKLSANTAAVQAALKEARDGWTKASPVYEEIEGIVAGVNSLSAYDVILDAGTSAAEGGDAVALYDLKLPSGHVLSRPGNLFGVNEGTLWNTVTSFSSGVAFDVDGDGKLGFGDRLPDANVLKAAAAELNRQTGLLRKAAATWQPTRADVFGALLGNVPTVGPVFFENWKTSRFVLGNATTRRDFVVISRLSDLSGNVASWEAMYRGLSAEVKAKNPQLDTQIRAGLSGLNSYVLRLATLEKRRHFTPEQADSLQAEAQNRATAITGRITQAAALLGVKVSE, encoded by the coding sequence ATGCAAGGAACGAAGACGGTGGTTGCTCGGCGGGTCGGCCCAGACGCACAGCAGGTTTCGGGAGGACGGCTGCCCGCAGGCTGTCCAGCGGCCACTGCACTGACTGTCTGGGCGCTGCTGAGCGCCTGCTCTGGCGTGCAGGCCGCCGAGGTGCCCGCCACGCTGAAAACGGTCCAGACGTATCTGACGCAGCGGCTGACCGTGCAGGCTGCCGGAACTGCTCAGCTCGTGCGCGGCGCAGACGCCTATTACGCGCTCGCCAGAGCCGCGGGCTTCGATTACCGCAAGCTGAGCGCCAACACTGCGGCGGTGCAGGCGGCCCTGAAGGAGGCGCGAGACGGCTGGACGAAAGCCAGCCCGGTCTACGAGGAAATCGAGGGCATCGTGGCAGGGGTCAACAGCCTGTCGGCCTACGACGTGATTTTGGACGCCGGAACGAGCGCCGCCGAGGGTGGCGACGCGGTGGCGCTCTACGATCTGAAGCTGCCCAGCGGCCACGTGCTGTCCCGGCCCGGCAACCTGTTCGGCGTGAACGAGGGCACGCTCTGGAACACCGTCACGTCGTTCTCGTCGGGTGTGGCCTTCGATGTGGACGGCGACGGCAAGCTGGGCTTCGGAGATCGTCTGCCCGACGCCAACGTGCTGAAGGCCGCTGCCGCCGAGCTGAACCGTCAGACCGGACTGCTGCGGAAGGCCGCTGCCACGTGGCAGCCCACCCGCGCCGACGTGTTCGGAGCGCTGCTGGGCAACGTCCCCACGGTCGGCCCGGTCTTCTTCGAGAACTGGAAGACCTCGCGCTTCGTGCTGGGAAATGCCACCACCCGCCGCGACTTCGTGGTGATCTCGCGGCTCTCCGACCTGAGCGGCAACGTGGCCTCGTGGGAGGCGATGTACCGGGGCCTCTCGGCAGAGGTGAAGGCGAAAAATCCGCAGCTCGACACGCAGATCAGGGCGGGGCTGAGCGGGCTGAACAGCTACGTGCTGCGGCTGGCGACGCTGGAAAAGCGGCGCCACTTCACACCCGAGCAGGCCGACTCGCTCCAGGCCGAGGCCCAGAACCGCGCCACTGCCATCACCGGGCGCATCACCCAGGCTGCCGCCCTGCTGGGCGTGAAGGTCAGCGAATGA
- a CDS encoding FTR1 family protein, with the protein MSTRSGRLLALLGVALLAVAHAADYATPAEAMRSRLAEAATEVSFDPAQAVTLVQQARAEYLKALDTPLSSAAPAAAAQLRANFATAVQAAQRGDEPGYAAAQAHLWTLWLGGAYSALAQSVQAGRAADARDWLATREFQQASRFTRLNADATTAVEALAAGKLTPADAMTAVQADVQGGYQSRLNDALNGIQDAQNRGYRTRAAEQSALASGYFALLAPAFQQARGTAELSAVQAQFRQLPGSLKNVQRALEGFRAAPLSEREQRLRAGQVLRFLNLVPVEYSRAVDGPAGAVTVKRDIEIVEAKTFLAGTVSAYSDLAPLLKDQEAVRQSLAQLGALGEQLEAAAAHRRPPTAAALQTDVTQALTALQAQFPAAWKQHDASGDLDVIRSQLGNMLAAVGAGNYEQAETARLDAYATLESGPEARIAVFAPDLKLRLENLFWNGDSPAGLARLIRDRAPLAQVKASRAQLDQELAQTGELLGTEQAPAAVATNAGVIVFREGLEAVLILAALMGSLRRPEVRHLRRPMWWGAALAFAATAVTWFVMSGTLSLFARFGEKLEAVISVLAIAVLLIIMNWFVHQVYWNDRMADFQKTKHSLMGQNVGQWVGLTLLGFTSIYREGFETVLFLQSLALQSGSAPVLSGTGLGLAAVVGVGVLVFALQAKLPMKKLLVWTGMMICAVLAVMVGNTVHVLQLVGWFPVHGVVGLELPSWASLWLGVYPTWEGLVSQVLAVILVVGSYFLSEAIKERRLQRKLKQSRQHGASSTVARQ; encoded by the coding sequence ATGAGCACGCGCAGTGGTCGGCTGCTGGCGTTGCTGGGCGTGGCGCTGCTGGCGGTTGCCCACGCCGCCGACTACGCCACGCCCGCCGAGGCCATGCGTTCGCGGCTGGCCGAGGCTGCCACCGAGGTCAGTTTCGATCCGGCGCAGGCGGTGACGCTGGTACAGCAGGCCAGGGCCGAGTATCTGAAGGCCCTCGATACGCCGCTGAGCAGCGCGGCTCCGGCAGCCGCCGCCCAGCTTCGTGCGAACTTTGCAACAGCCGTGCAGGCGGCCCAGCGCGGTGACGAACCGGGCTACGCGGCGGCTCAGGCGCACCTGTGGACGCTGTGGCTGGGCGGCGCGTATTCGGCCCTGGCCCAGAGTGTGCAGGCGGGCCGCGCCGCCGACGCCCGCGACTGGCTGGCAACCCGCGAGTTCCAGCAGGCCAGCAGGTTTACCCGCCTGAATGCCGACGCCACCACCGCTGTCGAGGCGCTCGCCGCCGGAAAGTTGACGCCCGCCGACGCCATGACCGCCGTGCAGGCCGATGTACAGGGCGGCTATCAGTCACGGCTGAACGACGCGCTGAACGGCATTCAGGATGCCCAGAACCGGGGCTACCGCACCCGCGCCGCCGAACAGTCGGCCCTGGCAAGCGGCTATTTCGCGCTGCTGGCTCCGGCCTTCCAGCAGGCCAGGGGGACTGCCGAACTGAGCGCGGTCCAGGCGCAGTTCCGGCAGTTGCCGGGCAGCCTGAAGAATGTGCAGCGGGCGCTGGAGGGGTTCCGGGCCGCGCCGCTGAGTGAGCGTGAACAGCGGCTGCGGGCCGGGCAGGTGCTGCGCTTTCTGAATCTGGTGCCGGTGGAGTACAGCCGCGCCGTGGACGGGCCAGCCGGAGCGGTGACGGTCAAACGCGACATCGAGATCGTCGAGGCCAAGACCTTTCTGGCGGGAACGGTTTCGGCCTACTCCGATCTGGCCCCGCTGCTGAAAGATCAGGAGGCGGTGCGGCAGAGTCTGGCCCAGCTCGGCGCTCTGGGCGAACAGCTCGAAGCGGCTGCGGCCCACCGCCGTCCTCCCACCGCCGCCGCCCTGCAAACCGACGTGACCCAGGCGCTGACCGCTCTTCAGGCGCAGTTTCCGGCGGCCTGGAAACAGCACGACGCCAGCGGCGATCTGGACGTGATCCGCAGTCAGCTCGGCAACATGCTGGCGGCAGTGGGGGCAGGCAACTACGAACAGGCCGAAACCGCCCGGCTCGACGCCTACGCCACGCTGGAAAGCGGCCCGGAAGCCCGCATCGCGGTGTTTGCCCCCGATCTGAAGCTGAGACTCGAAAACCTGTTCTGGAACGGGGACTCCCCTGCCGGCCTCGCCCGCCTGATCCGCGACCGTGCGCCGCTTGCCCAGGTAAAGGCCAGCCGCGCCCAGCTCGATCAGGAATTGGCCCAGACGGGTGAACTGCTGGGCACCGAGCAGGCCCCGGCCGCCGTGGCGACCAACGCGGGCGTGATCGTCTTCCGCGAGGGTCTGGAAGCGGTGCTGATCCTGGCGGCCCTCATGGGCAGTCTGCGCCGCCCGGAGGTGCGCCACCTGCGCCGCCCGATGTGGTGGGGCGCGGCGCTGGCCTTTGCCGCCACCGCCGTCACCTGGTTCGTGATGAGCGGCACGCTGTCGCTGTTCGCCCGCTTCGGGGAAAAGCTGGAAGCGGTGATCAGCGTGCTGGCGATTGCCGTGCTGCTCATCATCATGAACTGGTTCGTGCATCAGGTGTACTGGAACGACCGCATGGCCGACTTTCAGAAGACCAAGCACAGTCTGATGGGCCAGAACGTCGGGCAGTGGGTCGGCCTGACCCTGCTGGGCTTTACCAGCATCTACCGCGAGGGCTTTGAAACGGTACTGTTCCTGCAGTCGCTGGCGCTGCAGTCCGGCAGCGCTCCGGTCCTCAGCGGCACGGGCCTGGGACTGGCTGCCGTGGTGGGCGTGGGCGTGCTGGTCTTCGCGCTTCAGGCCAAACTGCCCATGAAAAAGCTGCTGGTCTGGACGGGCATGATGATCTGCGCGGTGCTGGCGGTCATGGTGGGCAACACCGTTCATGTGCTGCAACTGGTCGGCTGGTTTCCCGTTCACGGCGTCGTGGGTCTGGAACTGCCGTCGTGGGCGAGCCTGTGGCTGGGCGTCTATCCCACCTGGGAAGGGCTGGTGTCACAGGTGCTGGCAGTCATTCTGGTGGTGGGCAGCTACTTCCTGTCGGAAGCGATCAAGGAACGTCGCCTCCAGCGCAAGCTGAAGCAGTCGAGGCAGCACGGGGCGAGCAGCACGGTGGCGCGGCAATAG
- the folP gene encoding dihydropteroate synthase, producing the protein MPPRSEHALIFRRAVPGAERTPEGWRLSWRGCGVMGILNATPDSFSDGGQHATLEAALTQASAMLEAGALVLDIGGESTRPGADPVSTDTELDRVLPIIRALKDWNAVLSIDTLKPEVAQAALAAGVHLVNDVSGLGPEMQQVCAQAGAAACIMHMQGEPRSMQVQPHYTDVVGEVFGFLRQRAQAAQAAGVPGVLLDPGIGFGKTLTHNLALLRALDDLTAGSPGVLVGASRKKFIGTLSGVKDASGRDAGSLAVHLDAARRGAAMVRVHNVPATMQALRVQAALLESPGLE; encoded by the coding sequence ATGCCGCCCAGAAGCGAGCACGCCCTGATCTTCCGGCGGGCAGTGCCGGGAGCAGAGCGCACGCCGGAGGGCTGGCGGCTGTCCTGGCGCGGCTGCGGGGTCATGGGCATCCTGAACGCCACGCCCGACAGCTTCTCGGACGGGGGGCAGCATGCCACGCTGGAAGCGGCCCTGACCCAGGCGAGCGCCATGCTGGAGGCGGGCGCCCTGGTGCTGGACATCGGCGGCGAGAGTACCCGCCCCGGTGCCGACCCGGTGAGCACCGACACCGAGCTGGACCGGGTCCTGCCGATCATCCGGGCACTGAAGGACTGGAACGCCGTCCTGAGCATCGACACCCTGAAGCCGGAGGTGGCACAGGCCGCGCTGGCAGCGGGAGTGCATCTCGTCAACGACGTGTCGGGGCTGGGGCCAGAGATGCAGCAGGTGTGTGCCCAGGCCGGGGCTGCCGCCTGCATCATGCACATGCAGGGCGAGCCGCGCAGCATGCAGGTGCAGCCGCACTACACCGACGTGGTGGGCGAGGTCTTCGGCTTTCTGCGGCAGCGGGCGCAGGCGGCGCAGGCAGCAGGCGTGCCGGGGGTGCTGCTCGATCCGGGAATCGGCTTCGGTAAAACGCTGACACACAATCTGGCGCTGCTGCGGGCGCTGGACGACCTGACCGCCGGGTCGCCGGGCGTGCTGGTGGGAGCCAGCCGCAAGAAGTTCATCGGCACGCTGTCGGGCGTAAAGGACGCGTCCGGACGCGACGCAGGCAGTCTGGCGGTGCATCTGGACGCCGCTCGGCGCGGGGCGGCGATGGTGCGCGTCCACAACGTTCCGGCGACGATGCAGGCGCTGCGGGTACAGGCGGCGCTGCTGGAATCGCCCGGCTTGGAGTGA
- the folB gene encoding dihydroneopterin aldolase, with product MSSRVVLSGMEFHARHGVYDEEARFGARFVVDVELFWPFAAIPDELDRAVNYEEIYAAVEQETTRTRVQLIEVLTANIARRLLREQPLLESVTVRVHKPHAPLPGVLRDVYAELSLQRHD from the coding sequence ATGAGCAGCAGAGTGGTTCTGTCAGGAATGGAGTTTCACGCACGCCACGGGGTCTATGACGAGGAGGCCCGCTTCGGGGCACGCTTTGTGGTGGATGTAGAGCTGTTCTGGCCCTTTGCCGCCATTCCTGACGAACTCGACCGGGCCGTGAACTACGAGGAGATCTACGCCGCCGTAGAGCAGGAAACCACCCGGACGCGGGTGCAGCTGATCGAGGTGCTGACCGCCAATATCGCCCGCCGCCTGCTGCGCGAACAGCCGCTGCTGGAGAGCGTGACGGTGCGCGTCCACAAGCCGCACGCCCCGCTGCCCGGCGTGCTGCGCGACGTGTACGCCGAACTGAGCCTCCAGCGGCATGACTAG
- a CDS encoding acyl-CoA-binding protein produces the protein MNPDLQTAFEQSQQTVKTLPKRPSSAVLLRLYALYKQGSSGDVTTERPGGFDFAGNAKYDAWAELRGTSQEQAQSDYVALVARLLSE, from the coding sequence GTGAATCCCGACCTTCAGACCGCGTTCGAGCAGTCACAGCAGACGGTCAAGACGCTTCCCAAGCGGCCCAGCAGCGCCGTCCTGCTGCGGCTGTATGCGCTGTACAAGCAGGGCAGCTCAGGCGACGTGACCACCGAGCGGCCCGGAGGTTTCGACTTCGCGGGCAATGCCAAATACGACGCCTGGGCCGAGCTGCGCGGCACATCTCAGGAGCAGGCCCAGAGTGATTACGTGGCGCTGGTGGCCCGCCTGCTCTCGGAGTAA